ACCTCAGGAAGGTAGTCCAGTGAGCACCGCGGCCACCATCACCGTCTCCTCCCTCCGAGCGCGGGCAGGGGAGGCGGTGCCCCGTCGTGGCCCGCATCCTGCATATCCGCTACGGCGGCTGCTCACCAGCGTGCGCAGGTTCTGGATCCGGATCCTCGGCGGGGGAGATGTTCAGGTCACCTCGTCCGAGGTGGCAGACGCCGGGATGTGCGCTGGCGCGGCGACGTTCAGCGTGGCGATGACCAGCGACAGCGATGACGCTCTCGCTGCGCATCTCCTACGCACGGATGGTCAGGAGGACCTGATCTTCGCGCTCTACCAGCCGTCAACCGGCATGACTCGCACGACCGCCATCCTGGTGGACCTCGTGTACCCGCAAGATGGGGAGCGGCACCTGCACGGCAACGCATCGTTCTTGGGGGACTACTTCCTACGCGCAGCCGGGCTGGCGGCTGAGCGTGATCTAGGGCTCGCGTTCCTCCACAGCCACCCCGGCTGCAAGGGATGGCAAGGGATGTCCCGAGATGACTACGCCGCCGAGTCCGGTCACGCCGGCGCGACCCAACTGATCACCGGTCTGCCCTTGGTCGGCCTCACCCTCGCCGGCCACGACCGCACCTACTCCGCTCGGCGCTGGTACCGCCCTTTCTCCGGATCCGAGCGTCCAGCAGCCGCTGCCCAGACGGCGTGGGTCGACGAGCAGGCGACCACGGTCAGAGTCGTCGGCGAGCAGATCAAGGCCAGCTACAACGACTCCCTCGTCCCGGTGCCGGCGCCGACCCGTCGCTCCCAGCGGACCGTCCAGTCGTGGGGCAAGCGCGCCCACGACGACCTCATCCGGCTGCGTATCGGTGTCATCGGAGGCGGCTCGGTCGCCCAGCTGGTCGCAGAGTCGCTGGTGCGTACCGGCTTCATCCACGTCGACATCTTCGACTTCGATCTCGTCGAGGAACACAACCTCGACCGCCTTCTGCACGCAACCGAGGCCGACATCGGCAAGTCCAAGGTCGGCGTGCTCGTCGACCTGCTCCGCACGCACACCGTCACCCCAGACGCCGTCGTACACGGCTTCGATGACTCCGTGATTGAGCAGCAAGGGTGGCTGCGCGCGCTCGATTGCGACGTCCTGTTCTCCTGCGTCGATCGCCCGTGGCCCCGGTTCGCACTGAACGTGGCCGCCTACGCCCACCTCATCCCGGTCGTCGACGGCGGGGTCGCCGTCGACGTACGAGCCGGCGACCAGGGCATGGCTACCGCGGCGGCGCCGTTCCGGCTGATCGGCGCCGAGTGGCGCGCCCACCTGGTAGGCCCGAACCGCGAGTGCATGGAGTGCCTGGGCCAGTACGATCCGGGCGAGGTCGGGATGGAGCGGGCTGGGTTGCTCGACGACCCGACCTACATCGCATCGCTGCCCGCCCACCACCACCTGCGCCGGGGTGAGAACGTCTTCGTCTTTTCGATGGCCTGCGCTGCCGCGGAGGTACTCGAGCTACTCCGCGCGGTCCTCGGGCCCTCGAAGATCCACGACGTCGGCGCAACGTTGACCCACTGGACAACGGCCACTACCGAGCGCGACGTCGACGGCTGCCGGGCCGGCTGCCCGTTCCCGACCCAGCTCCAAGGTCGCGGTGACGCCGCTGGCGTCGACGTCACCGGCCGGCATCGCGCGGCAGCAGCCGCTCGCGCCGCTGCCCGACCGATCGAGTCGATGGACGTATACGGCGCGTGCGACGGCAAGTCAAGCACCCACTAAATGACGGGCGCTCTAGGCGTGTCAAACGGTAGATGTAGGGGTCGACATGGATGATGGGATCATGAGCCAGGTATCGGTCGACGTACCCCCAGTAGGGTTCGTTGCGTCCGAGAAGAGCCTGTGCAACGAGCTCGAGGTCTCCGCGGAGCACTGCAACCGAACCGGGCAGACCCTTGTCGTCAGTGACGACCGGGCGCTGCCACTGGCCCTCGACCTGGTCCGCCGGATGCCGCGCCTGCGTGTCCGCGCGGACCCCGGCGCATGGCGGCACGGCGACGCGACCGCGGACAAACCCCTCGCAGACGTCGACAACCTTTTCGGGATCGCCGGATGGTGTGAGCAGTATTTCCCGGTCGGCGGACCCGTCGACGGTTACACCCCGTCGAAGTTCCTTCGCGCCTCCGACCGTCCGGCTCGGCAGGCGCTGCTGGAGCAAACTGCGGACCTGCCGCCGAACATCATCACACGGCTTGCGATCGAGGCCGCGGTGCTCGAGGCTGCCCGCCGTGACGACTTCCTCGACGACCTGTCGGCGCACCAGGGAAGGAAGTTCTCGTTCATCTTCGCCGACAAGAAGGATCCGATCGCGGAGTACCAGCGCATCGAAGGTCTGCGTCAGGTCCTGGGCGAGCATCCTGGCAGTGAGG
The nucleotide sequence above comes from Mycobacterium malmoense. Encoded proteins:
- a CDS encoding ThiF family adenylyltransferase produces the protein MSTAATITVSSLRARAGEAVPRRGPHPAYPLRRLLTSVRRFWIRILGGGDVQVTSSEVADAGMCAGAATFSVAMTSDSDDALAAHLLRTDGQEDLIFALYQPSTGMTRTTAILVDLVYPQDGERHLHGNASFLGDYFLRAAGLAAERDLGLAFLHSHPGCKGWQGMSRDDYAAESGHAGATQLITGLPLVGLTLAGHDRTYSARRWYRPFSGSERPAAAAQTAWVDEQATTVRVVGEQIKASYNDSLVPVPAPTRRSQRTVQSWGKRAHDDLIRLRIGVIGGGSVAQLVAESLVRTGFIHVDIFDFDLVEEHNLDRLLHATEADIGKSKVGVLVDLLRTHTVTPDAVVHGFDDSVIEQQGWLRALDCDVLFSCVDRPWPRFALNVAAYAHLIPVVDGGVAVDVRAGDQGMATAAAPFRLIGAEWRAHLVGPNRECMECLGQYDPGEVGMERAGLLDDPTYIASLPAHHHLRRGENVFVFSMACAAAEVLELLRAVLGPSKIHDVGATLTHWTTATTERDVDGCRAGCPFPTQLQGRGDAAGVDVTGRHRAAAAARAAARPIESMDVYGACDGKSSTH